One Burkholderia sp. PAMC 26561 genomic window carries:
- a CDS encoding response regulator encodes MYRQTASSNGRAEGGLGIGLAVAKRVLELHGGTIHIKSDGHNCGTTVELRLPILVSSPEGVPCHEAVSTRLIKVLLVDDNQDAHDAVGVLLELQGRHVRAASNAAAALSIASEFSPEVALIDIGMPGTDGFQLARHSELERYSTIPSLSR; translated from the coding sequence ATGTATCGACAGACGGCTTCGAGCAATGGACGCGCCGAGGGCGGCCTAGGAATTGGATTGGCCGTCGCAAAACGTGTGCTTGAACTCCATGGGGGGACCATCCACATTAAAAGCGACGGACACAACTGCGGTACAACGGTGGAACTACGCCTGCCCATCCTCGTATCAAGTCCCGAAGGCGTTCCGTGCCATGAGGCTGTCAGCACCAGGCTAATCAAAGTGTTACTCGTTGACGACAACCAAGATGCTCATGACGCAGTTGGCGTGCTCCTAGAGCTACAGGGACGTCACGTTCGTGCCGCCAGTAACGCTGCCGCCGCGCTCTCCATCGCTTCCGAATTTTCGCCGGAAGTTGCACTTATCGACATCGGCATGCCCGGCACCGACGGTTTCCAATTGGCGCGACATTCAGAGCTCGAGCGCTATTCGACGATACCATCCTTGTCGCGCTGA
- a CDS encoding DUF3562 domain-containing protein, protein MTTTISDNNELICSIASETNTPPEVVGKLYADALAEFAEGAIVHDFVPLFAAKRVRSRLKEAQLH, encoded by the coding sequence GTGACGACCACTATCTCGGACAACAACGAACTCATTTGCTCAATCGCATCTGAGACAAACACACCGCCAGAGGTCGTTGGAAAGTTGTATGCGGACGCGCTTGCAGAATTTGCCGAGGGTGCGATTGTCCACGACTTTGTGCCGCTCTTCGCTGCTAAGCGCGTTCGCTCCAGGCTAAAAGAGGCGCAACTGCATTGA
- a CDS encoding type IV toxin-antitoxin system AbiEi family antitoxin domain-containing protein: protein MNSEQSCPLSSLAALRKLQMGAHYCFSTERFEALTGRGTSVSASRAALHRLHAQGLIKPLARGAGLWLIVPPEHLDRGAPPVMWWLHDYLIQKEDDYQLALLSAAQAHGSSHFAVLETQVFVPVPRRVLHVGRFRLRLFCKQSVAQAPTVMLSTEKTRVRVSSVATTLIDLLRHALAIGGIERAALILQDLAPKLAPQDISQSLAAAGDIAGAQRFGYLLDLYGHSKPASRVEEWLSPHRTQRTRLDTSSPAADCPVSQRWNVVPNTNLESID from the coding sequence ATGAATAGCGAACAATCCTGTCCTCTTTCCAGCCTTGCAGCACTTAGAAAGCTCCAGATGGGCGCGCATTACTGCTTCAGCACCGAGCGGTTCGAAGCGCTCACGGGACGTGGGACAAGCGTATCAGCCAGCCGGGCTGCGCTTCATCGCCTTCACGCGCAGGGCCTCATCAAGCCGCTGGCTCGCGGCGCCGGCCTCTGGCTCATTGTGCCGCCGGAGCACCTCGACCGGGGAGCGCCGCCCGTGATGTGGTGGTTGCACGATTACCTGATACAGAAGGAAGACGACTATCAACTGGCCCTTCTCTCTGCGGCGCAAGCTCACGGCTCCTCCCATTTCGCCGTTCTCGAAACTCAGGTGTTCGTGCCCGTTCCTCGCCGGGTTCTGCACGTGGGGCGCTTCCGGCTGCGGTTATTTTGCAAACAGTCGGTTGCTCAGGCACCGACAGTGATGCTGTCGACGGAAAAGACCCGTGTTCGTGTGAGCTCCGTTGCGACGACCCTTATAGACCTGCTTCGGCACGCCCTGGCTATTGGTGGCATCGAACGCGCCGCACTCATTCTCCAAGACCTCGCTCCAAAGCTCGCACCTCAAGATATCAGCCAATCGCTCGCGGCCGCAGGTGACATCGCCGGCGCTCAAAGATTCGGTTACCTCCTCGACCTCTATGGCCACAGCAAGCCCGCGAGTCGTGTTGAAGAGTGGCTGAGCCCGCACAGGACGCAGCGCACGCGGTTGGACACATCCAGCCCGGCAGCCGATTGTCCGGTTTCGCAACGCTGGAATGTAGTGCCCAATACGAATCTGGAGAGTATCGATTGA
- a CDS encoding amino acid ABC transporter permease: MTVGLSDESQYEHVPRRYYGRIVSSVVVVALLAWLASAFAHGQVEWSYVVRFFTIRTIMTGLVNTIVMTALAMSLGILIGVLVAIARLSPNPVLRTVASGYVWFFRGTPVLLQLLLWFNLGLIFPTLGIPGLFQVPTVDVMTPFLAALLGLGINQGAYTSEVVRAGLLSVDPGQYEAAKAIGMPSLQALRRIILPQSMRVIVPPIGNELIGMVKLTSLASVVQYAEMVHSAENIYYANQRVIELLIVAGIWYLVVVTILSAVQARVERRFARGAGRAPAKQ, encoded by the coding sequence ATGACAGTTGGTTTGTCAGACGAATCGCAATACGAGCATGTGCCTAGACGCTATTACGGGCGCATCGTGTCGTCGGTAGTCGTTGTGGCACTCCTTGCCTGGTTAGCATCAGCATTTGCCCACGGCCAAGTCGAATGGTCCTATGTTGTCCGGTTCTTTACCATTCGGACCATCATGACTGGATTGGTGAACACCATTGTCATGACCGCTTTGGCAATGAGCTTAGGAATACTGATTGGTGTACTGGTAGCGATTGCCCGGCTTTCACCGAATCCCGTGTTACGGACTGTCGCGTCTGGGTATGTTTGGTTTTTTCGCGGCACGCCAGTTCTCTTGCAATTGCTGCTTTGGTTCAACCTCGGACTCATCTTTCCGACGCTCGGAATACCGGGGCTATTCCAGGTACCAACAGTTGACGTCATGACGCCTTTTCTGGCGGCCCTATTAGGATTGGGCATTAACCAGGGCGCCTATACGTCCGAAGTAGTGCGGGCTGGTCTCCTTTCGGTTGACCCCGGTCAATACGAAGCTGCGAAGGCAATCGGGATGCCAAGTCTGCAGGCGCTGCGCCGAATCATTCTCCCTCAGTCCATGCGAGTTATCGTGCCGCCAATCGGAAACGAACTCATTGGGATGGTCAAACTTACGTCTTTGGCAAGCGTCGTGCAGTACGCGGAAATGGTGCACAGCGCTGAAAACATCTACTACGCAAATCAACGAGTCATCGAATTGCTGATTGTGGCCGGCATTTGGTATCTCGTGGTGGTGACAATCCTCTCGGCTGTCCAAGCGCGTGTCGAGCGTCGCTTCGCTCGCGGAGCCGGACGCGCCCCGGCCAAACAGTAA
- a CDS encoding response regulator, whose protein sequence is MKVLFVDNDRGSADSLAALAEAMGHQVATAYDGATALETARNSTFDLILLDIHLGESDGRKVCAGIRHDGLSKQSQIIAITGHVGLEDTLSLGDFNGYALKPVEFDRLEELLTS, encoded by the coding sequence TTGAAAGTTCTATTTGTCGACAACGATAGGGGGTCTGCCGACAGCCTAGCCGCGCTCGCTGAGGCGATGGGGCACCAAGTTGCCACCGCTTACGATGGCGCAACAGCGCTGGAAACTGCACGTAATTCGACATTCGACCTGATACTCCTCGACATCCACCTCGGGGAATCTGACGGCAGGAAGGTTTGCGCAGGCATTCGCCACGATGGACTGTCGAAGCAATCGCAGATAATTGCTATAACGGGGCACGTCGGCCTTGAAGATACACTCAGTCTCGGAGATTTCAACGGGTATGCGCTTAAGCCGGTTGAATTCGACCGGCTCGAAGAATTGCTCACGTCATAG
- a CDS encoding hybrid sensor histidine kinase/response regulator produces the protein MLPSRSFLATRRILYAALAISTVVPLVLVTSYGYYDYHRRFADANDLVDRNSRVADEQALKVVDLNREMGARIVELLGEGDDMTLKDSEDVIHRRLETIGGAFAQVAAISVIGKNGALLASSKHYPVPSVSIEDREDFVAARNIRPEPYFLLPVLGKISQTDVFTTNMGRSSYDGTFLGLVSIALKREYFQSFYNELANDDASVNIALYRQDGGVLVQYPDTKPTPLGTASNSAFATALQHNAPFGQLQVVSSVDGLERVVAFRRVGDYPLYVASGYETHAITSQWREHFTFILLLTALPCLGIWLLVGFSLRRLEAEKKAWNSWQAEAVRREQAEASSRQLQRMGALGNLFAGIAHDFNNLLMVVSTNVALAASKRFTHVEREVRAVQRAALGAEPLARRLMSVTRKQPLKLETVDLSTWLPAVQNLIATALGGRVQLTLTVPHDIWKVCVDKTELDSAIVNIAVNAKDAMPNGGRFIVRCQNLQLSATDSLSLSGEYVALFCSDNGDGMNADVLRRAFEPLFTTKAQTASTGLRLAQVLAATEQAGGAARIESRAGKGTTVRLYLPRHHVKSTAQPTVHVPDTLKIVGETSVLLVEDNVEVAAGVSAVLEMLGCIVRHEVTADNAATILNGGMTFDLILSDIQMPGTMNGIDLAEHVRSTWPARKIALMTGYADEIDRAKHAGVKILAKPFDLDELETLVAESHG, from the coding sequence ATGCTGCCTTCACGTAGCTTCTTGGCTACTCGCCGAATTCTGTATGCCGCGCTCGCAATATCGACCGTGGTCCCTTTGGTCCTGGTGACTTCGTACGGCTACTACGATTACCACCGTCGCTTTGCGGACGCGAACGATTTGGTTGACCGAAATTCCCGTGTTGCCGACGAGCAGGCTTTGAAAGTCGTAGACCTAAATCGCGAGATGGGGGCGCGGATAGTAGAGCTGCTGGGAGAAGGCGATGACATGACACTTAAGGATAGCGAAGATGTTATCCATCGTCGGCTTGAAACAATAGGGGGTGCGTTCGCTCAAGTCGCCGCGATTTCAGTTATTGGGAAAAACGGAGCGCTTCTTGCGAGCAGCAAACACTATCCTGTACCTTCCGTTTCGATTGAGGACAGAGAGGATTTCGTCGCAGCGCGGAACATCAGGCCCGAGCCATACTTTTTGCTGCCTGTGCTCGGCAAAATTTCGCAAACCGACGTGTTCACGACCAACATGGGACGCTCAAGCTATGACGGAACGTTTCTCGGCCTGGTGTCAATCGCACTGAAAAGGGAGTACTTCCAAAGTTTCTACAACGAACTTGCGAATGACGACGCATCGGTCAACATCGCACTTTATCGACAAGATGGCGGGGTTTTAGTCCAATACCCCGATACGAAGCCGACACCGCTAGGCACGGCATCGAATTCGGCTTTCGCGACGGCTCTGCAACACAATGCGCCATTTGGTCAGTTACAGGTAGTGTCGTCCGTCGATGGCTTGGAGCGGGTCGTCGCATTCCGGCGCGTCGGCGACTACCCTCTTTATGTTGCCAGTGGCTACGAGACGCACGCGATAACGTCCCAATGGCGTGAGCATTTTACCTTTATCCTTCTCCTGACGGCGCTGCCCTGTTTAGGCATTTGGCTGCTCGTGGGGTTCTCGCTGCGTCGACTGGAAGCCGAAAAGAAGGCTTGGAACAGTTGGCAGGCCGAGGCCGTCAGGCGAGAACAGGCCGAAGCTTCGTCGCGCCAGCTACAGCGGATGGGCGCGCTCGGAAATTTGTTTGCAGGTATCGCCCACGATTTCAACAATCTGCTTATGGTCGTGTCAACAAATGTCGCCTTGGCCGCAAGCAAGCGGTTCACTCATGTGGAAAGAGAGGTTCGTGCTGTGCAACGAGCTGCGCTGGGCGCAGAACCTCTTGCTCGGCGACTCATGAGTGTGACTCGGAAGCAGCCACTCAAGCTTGAAACCGTGGACCTCTCGACATGGTTACCGGCTGTACAGAATCTCATCGCAACCGCGCTGGGCGGGCGCGTCCAGTTGACCCTCACGGTTCCTCATGACATTTGGAAAGTCTGCGTCGATAAGACCGAATTAGACTCGGCCATCGTCAACATTGCAGTGAACGCAAAAGATGCCATGCCTAACGGCGGACGCTTTATTGTTCGATGCCAGAATTTGCAGCTCTCCGCCACCGACAGTCTGTCCTTGAGCGGAGAATACGTCGCATTATTCTGTTCCGATAACGGCGATGGAATGAACGCCGACGTTCTTCGGCGAGCGTTTGAGCCGCTTTTCACCACCAAAGCGCAAACAGCGAGCACTGGCCTCAGATTAGCGCAAGTTCTTGCTGCTACTGAGCAGGCAGGTGGCGCCGCACGTATTGAGAGCCGCGCCGGAAAAGGAACTACCGTTAGATTGTACCTGCCGCGCCATCACGTAAAATCGACGGCCCAACCAACCGTTCATGTCCCCGATACCTTGAAGATTGTGGGCGAAACATCCGTACTCTTGGTAGAAGACAATGTTGAAGTGGCAGCTGGCGTTTCGGCGGTCCTCGAGATGCTTGGATGCATCGTCAGGCATGAAGTAACTGCCGACAACGCCGCTACGATTTTGAACGGCGGGATGACGTTTGACCTCATCTTGTCTGACATTCAGATGCCTGGAACGATGAACGGCATCGACCTTGCTGAGCACGTACGCAGCACTTGGCCAGCACGGAAGATAGCGCTCATGACGGGATATGCCGACGAGATTGACCGTGCGAAGCACGCCGGGGTGAAAATCTTGGCAAAGCCATTTGACTTGGACGAGCTCGAAACGCTCGTTGCAGAAAGCCATGGGTGA
- the phaP gene encoding TIGR01841 family phasin (Members of this family are phasins (small proteins associated with inclusions such as PHA granules). Note that several different families of phasins have been named PhaP despite very little sequence similarity to each other.) — MNATSFQQLIPGQATNFSNLFELSNTSSSVLERLFKLNMQVLKTALAENQVIWETALASKSPQELIALSANTAKASAEKAAIYGRQVQEIFSGAQSEATAAVVSKLERAQRDGQRVADKLSTESTVIIATT; from the coding sequence ATGAACGCAACGAGTTTTCAGCAACTCATCCCAGGTCAAGCGACGAACTTCAGCAACTTGTTCGAGCTTTCAAATACTTCTTCCAGCGTCCTCGAGAGGCTCTTTAAGTTAAACATGCAGGTGCTAAAGACCGCGCTTGCTGAGAATCAAGTTATCTGGGAGACCGCACTCGCGTCAAAAAGTCCGCAGGAGCTGATAGCGCTTTCGGCGAACACAGCCAAGGCATCGGCCGAGAAAGCGGCGATTTACGGTCGACAGGTGCAGGAAATATTCTCTGGTGCGCAAAGCGAAGCGACTGCCGCTGTTGTGTCAAAGCTTGAACGGGCGCAACGCGACGGCCAACGGGTGGCAGACAAGTTGAGCACTGAATCGACTGTCATTATTGCTACGACGTAG
- a CDS encoding potassium transporter Kup encodes MSVSVANTPGKTVEAAPGLVLGAVGVVFGDIGTSPLYTLRECLKAAGGVTQPNVFGIVSLILWSIVIVVTLKYVSFVMRADNDREGGILALTALASGVAPAKLRNVLLTLGVFGAAMFYGDSMITPAISVISAVEGVTLIDANLTRWIVPISLVILTGLFAIQKRGTGAVGKVFGSVMVVWFITLAALGVLHIAQHPTILMAASPTYAMNFVAHNPGTAFVVLGSVFLALTGGEALYADMGHFGKKPIRLAWVFLVWPSLVMNYFGQAALVLSNPKAVQQPFFGSAPDWALVPLVILATAATIIASQAVISGAFSMTKQAVQLGFLPRIPIVHTSTHEIGQVYVPFINLSLFAAVVFLVVFFKSSDNLASAYGIAVASTMLLTTLLMYFITHCLWHWKPLTTALVIGPLAIVDAVFVSSNVSKVLDGGWFPLLAGAALFTVMTTWHRGRETLIERMKAENLPLKDIIHSLCRSSHPPARVEGTAVFPGGVAGMTPTAFMHNLKHNRVLHQTNIFLAGTTDNVPYVKEADKAVVEDLGDGCYAVTVRHGFMEIPDVPALLSLVEKRIPGWTYDVGDTSFFLARDTIRATGESKVMALWREKLFAFLGRNSAQAAEYYSLPPNRVVEMGGQINI; translated from the coding sequence ATGTCAGTATCAGTTGCAAACACTCCTGGTAAGACGGTTGAAGCAGCGCCCGGGTTGGTTCTCGGTGCCGTTGGCGTAGTCTTTGGAGACATCGGAACAAGTCCGCTTTACACGCTCAGGGAGTGCCTGAAGGCAGCCGGCGGTGTTACCCAGCCTAACGTCTTTGGCATCGTATCGCTGATTTTGTGGTCGATTGTCATCGTGGTTACGCTCAAATACGTAAGTTTCGTGATGCGCGCGGACAACGACCGGGAAGGCGGCATTCTTGCTCTCACGGCGCTCGCATCTGGCGTGGCACCAGCAAAATTGCGCAACGTCCTGCTGACGCTGGGCGTATTCGGCGCCGCCATGTTTTACGGTGACTCCATGATTACGCCGGCAATCTCGGTCATCTCGGCAGTGGAAGGCGTGACGCTCATCGACGCGAACCTGACTCGTTGGATTGTCCCTATCTCCCTCGTCATCCTCACTGGCTTGTTCGCCATTCAGAAGCGCGGCACTGGCGCGGTAGGGAAAGTGTTCGGTTCCGTTATGGTGGTCTGGTTCATCACCCTCGCTGCGCTTGGCGTGCTTCATATTGCTCAGCATCCAACCATCCTCATGGCGGCTTCTCCTACCTATGCGATGAACTTTGTTGCCCATAATCCCGGCACTGCGTTTGTTGTACTCGGTTCTGTTTTCCTGGCGCTTACGGGTGGCGAGGCCCTGTACGCTGACATGGGCCACTTTGGTAAAAAGCCGATTCGACTGGCTTGGGTGTTCCTCGTGTGGCCGAGTCTCGTGATGAATTACTTTGGTCAAGCGGCGCTCGTGCTTTCGAACCCGAAGGCGGTGCAACAACCGTTCTTTGGGTCGGCGCCCGACTGGGCACTCGTGCCGCTTGTCATTTTGGCAACGGCTGCGACCATCATCGCGTCCCAAGCGGTCATCTCCGGGGCGTTTTCGATGACCAAGCAAGCCGTGCAGCTCGGCTTTCTGCCCCGCATTCCAATCGTCCATACATCGACACATGAAATTGGACAGGTCTATGTCCCATTCATTAACCTCTCACTGTTCGCAGCTGTCGTGTTCTTGGTGGTGTTCTTCAAATCGTCCGATAACTTGGCATCTGCGTATGGCATCGCGGTGGCATCGACAATGCTTCTGACGACGCTGCTCATGTATTTCATCACCCATTGCTTGTGGCACTGGAAGCCATTGACGACAGCTCTAGTGATAGGCCCGCTTGCCATCGTCGACGCGGTTTTTGTATCGAGTAACGTAAGCAAGGTGCTGGATGGCGGGTGGTTCCCTCTGTTAGCGGGAGCTGCGTTATTCACGGTGATGACGACCTGGCATCGCGGCCGTGAGACGCTCATTGAGCGGATGAAGGCCGAGAATCTGCCGCTCAAAGACATCATCCATTCCTTATGCAGAAGTAGTCACCCGCCTGCACGCGTTGAAGGCACCGCCGTCTTCCCAGGCGGTGTAGCCGGCATGACCCCAACCGCGTTCATGCACAACCTGAAGCATAATCGCGTGCTGCATCAGACCAATATTTTCCTGGCTGGTACCACGGATAATGTACCTTACGTGAAAGAGGCCGACAAGGCGGTAGTGGAGGACCTTGGCGACGGATGTTATGCCGTCACGGTACGCCACGGCTTCATGGAAATTCCGGACGTCCCGGCCCTCTTGTCGCTGGTCGAAAAACGGATACCCGGCTGGACTTACGACGTCGGCGATACGTCTTTCTTTTTGGCTCGCGACACCATTCGCGCGACCGGCGAAAGCAAGGTCATGGCGCTTTGGCGCGAAAAGCTATTCGCGTTTCTCGGCCGCAATTCGGCGCAAGCCGCCGAGTACTACAGCCTGCCGCCAAACCGTGTTGTAGAGATGGGTGGCCAGATAAACATTTAA
- a CDS encoding amino acid ABC transporter ATP-binding protein, with protein sequence MSSIIKAVDIHKSFGSTEVLKGIDLEMAEGEVLCIIGPSGSGKSTFLRCINQLETINNGALWVCGELLGYRRVERKLYQLSEKQVARQRLTTGMVFQRFNLFPHKTVLENVVEGPVQVLKRDKSSATREARDLLERVGLAHKCDAFPVELSGGQQQRVAIARALAMKPKLMLFDEPTSALDPELVGEVLSVMRDLAKTGMTMIVVTHELGFAREVASRVLFMDQGRVIESGPPDQVLSHPQHPRTQEFISAVIA encoded by the coding sequence ATGTCGTCCATTATTAAAGCAGTTGATATTCATAAGTCGTTCGGGAGTACTGAGGTTCTCAAGGGTATCGACTTGGAGATGGCCGAAGGCGAAGTCCTTTGTATCATTGGTCCTTCAGGGTCCGGAAAGAGCACCTTTCTACGGTGTATCAATCAACTCGAAACCATAAACAACGGCGCGTTGTGGGTATGCGGCGAACTCCTGGGTTACCGACGGGTCGAGCGCAAGCTCTATCAACTTTCAGAGAAGCAGGTGGCCCGTCAACGCCTCACGACAGGAATGGTCTTTCAGCGCTTCAATCTCTTCCCACATAAGACGGTCCTCGAAAATGTCGTCGAGGGTCCGGTACAAGTGTTAAAGCGCGATAAAAGCAGCGCCACCCGCGAAGCACGGGACCTCTTGGAGCGGGTTGGGCTTGCTCACAAATGCGACGCGTTTCCCGTCGAGCTTTCGGGAGGGCAGCAGCAACGCGTGGCGATAGCTAGAGCGTTGGCAATGAAGCCGAAATTGATGTTGTTCGATGAACCCACGTCCGCGCTTGACCCAGAGCTGGTGGGAGAGGTTCTTTCCGTTATGCGAGACCTCGCTAAGACGGGAATGACGATGATTGTCGTCACACACGAGCTTGGATTCGCTCGCGAGGTCGCCAGTCGCGTCCTCTTCATGGACCAAGGCCGGGTTATCGAAAGTGGACCGCCGGACCAAGTGCTGTCTCACCCACAGCACCCGCGCACGCAAGAGTTTATTTCGGCGGTTATTGCTTAG
- a CDS encoding helix-turn-helix domain-containing protein, giving the protein MPTDFDASGPLVPDDRTLSVDDVAKILNVSRPYVVALADSGQLGVVVRTEDGKRRIRAAAVEAYRTERITRSRDSLDELAAISQGAGLYNADRRGS; this is encoded by the coding sequence ATGCCAACTGATTTCGATGCCTCCGGCCCTTTGGTTCCGGATGACCGGACGTTGTCCGTCGACGACGTCGCCAAAATTTTAAACGTCTCTCGTCCATATGTCGTCGCGCTGGCGGACTCGGGCCAGCTAGGCGTAGTGGTGAGAACAGAAGACGGGAAACGACGAATCCGGGCTGCGGCGGTAGAAGCTTATCGCACCGAGCGAATCACTAGAAGTCGCGATTCACTGGATGAGTTAGCTGCAATCTCCCAAGGAGCCGGCCTCTACAACGCCGACAGGCGCGGGAGTTGA
- a CDS encoding ABC transporter substrate-binding protein, translated as MGTAPKYPPFESKDPETDNTVGFDVDIVEAVAAKMGSKVEWQDTNFDQLLSSITTKRLDLIVGGMADTQERQASVSFLDYLRLDSIFYTLKTQASKFPNMDALCGKRVGTARRTIWPDAIAAWSEEHCVKQGKPAVVVVGTDGSPDTRLQLNQNRIDAAVQGAPTLPYQNKLEGNKYVQIGTPFLPQLMGMGFRKNDAEFGTKLKTAFNAIIADGTYKKILTKWGLEGSAVDAARINGKQ; from the coding sequence GTGGGAACTGCACCCAAATACCCGCCGTTTGAGAGCAAAGACCCCGAAACAGACAATACGGTCGGTTTCGACGTAGACATCGTTGAGGCGGTGGCCGCGAAGATGGGCTCGAAGGTCGAATGGCAGGATACCAATTTTGACCAACTGCTCAGCTCCATCACGACAAAAAGACTAGATTTGATTGTTGGCGGCATGGCGGACACGCAGGAACGGCAAGCCAGCGTAAGTTTTCTTGACTATCTGCGGCTTGACTCCATCTTTTACACGCTGAAGACGCAAGCATCGAAGTTTCCGAACATGGATGCGTTGTGCGGAAAGAGAGTTGGTACCGCGCGAAGGACAATCTGGCCAGATGCAATCGCGGCTTGGAGCGAGGAGCACTGCGTTAAGCAAGGCAAACCTGCCGTCGTGGTGGTCGGCACCGACGGCTCACCTGACACCCGTCTACAGCTTAACCAGAACCGCATCGATGCTGCAGTTCAGGGTGCGCCAACGCTCCCATATCAAAATAAGCTGGAGGGCAATAAGTACGTCCAGATAGGTACGCCCTTTCTGCCTCAGTTGATGGGTATGGGATTCAGAAAGAATGACGCCGAGTTCGGGACGAAGCTGAAGACAGCCTTCAACGCAATCATTGCCGACGGAACCTACAAAAAGATACTGACCAAGTGGGGGCTGGAGGGCAGCGCTGTCGACGCCGCACGTATCAACGGCAAGCAATAG
- a CDS encoding arsenate reductase/protein-tyrosine-phosphatase family protein: MRDKLNVLFLCRANAARSVMAEALLRELAGDRFNAFSAGVMPALKIHRLTLERLKSTISNLEVLRPKSWIEFSSKSSPSMDAIIALSDEAVGINAPVFPGAPIFSQWTFPDPLVDFLTEDAQKIAFEQVYLQILRRISVFITLPLQSMTAHEQARALSEPPDSDEETPYR; the protein is encoded by the coding sequence ATGCGCGACAAGCTAAATGTTTTGTTTCTTTGCCGCGCGAATGCCGCGCGCAGCGTCATGGCGGAGGCGCTATTGCGCGAACTTGCCGGCGACCGATTCAACGCTTTCAGTGCGGGTGTTATGCCTGCGTTGAAAATCCACAGGCTGACTCTCGAGCGACTTAAGTCAACCATCTCGAATCTGGAAGTATTGCGCCCAAAAAGCTGGATAGAGTTTTCCAGCAAGTCGTCGCCTAGCATGGACGCAATCATTGCATTGAGCGACGAGGCTGTAGGAATAAATGCTCCCGTGTTTCCCGGGGCGCCCATATTTTCCCAATGGACGTTCCCGGACCCGCTGGTCGACTTCCTGACTGAAGATGCGCAAAAAATAGCATTTGAACAGGTCTACTTGCAGATTCTCCGTCGCATAAGCGTATTTATTACGCTGCCGCTTCAATCCATGACTGCTCATGAACAAGCGCGTGCGTTGAGTGAACCGCCCGACAGCGATGAAGAGACGCCCTACCGCTAG
- a CDS encoding type IV toxin-antitoxin system AbiEi family antitoxin domain-containing protein, translated as MHRYARCRKNSCPLSSLAALRKLQMGAHYCFSSEQFEALTGRGASVSASRAALHRLHSQGFIKPLARGAGFWLIVPPEHLDRGAPPVLWWLHDYLVQKEDAYQLGLLSAAQAHGSSHFAVLETQVFVPAPRRVLHVGPFRLRFFSKQAVAQAPTVTLSTEKTRVRVSSVATTLIDLLRHAPAIGGIERAALILQDLAPKLASDDISQSLEAASDVAAAQRFGYLLDLYGHSKPASRVEKWLNPHRMQRTRLDTSSPATDCQLSQRWNVMLNTNLESIA; from the coding sequence GTGCATCGTTACGCAAGATGTCGTAAAAATTCCTGCCCTCTTTCCAGCCTTGCAGCCCTTAGAAAACTCCAGATGGGCGCTCATTACTGCTTTAGCTCCGAGCAGTTCGAAGCGCTTACAGGACGTGGGGCGAGTGTATCCGCCAGCCGGGCCGCGCTTCATCGTCTTCACTCACAGGGCTTCATCAAGCCGCTGGCTCGCGGTGCCGGCTTCTGGCTCATTGTGCCGCCGGAGCACCTCGACCGGGGAGCACCGCCCGTGCTGTGGTGGTTGCACGATTATCTGGTACAAAAGGAAGACGCCTATCAACTGGGCCTTCTCTCCGCTGCGCAAGCTCACGGTTCCTCCCATTTCGCCGTTCTCGAAACTCAGGTGTTCGTGCCCGCGCCTCGCCGGGTCTTGCACGTGGGGCCCTTCCGGCTGCGGTTCTTCTCCAAACAGGCGGTCGCTCAGGCCCCGACCGTGACGCTGTCGACGGAAAAGACCCGTGTTCGGGTAAGCTCCGTTGCGACGACCCTTATAGACCTGCTTCGGCACGCCCCGGCTATTGGCGGCATCGAACGCGCCGCCCTTATTCTTCAAGACTTGGCTCCAAAGCTCGCGTCTGACGATATAAGCCAATCGCTCGAGGCCGCAAGTGATGTCGCCGCCGCTCAAAGATTTGGTTACCTTCTCGACCTTTACGGCCACAGCAAGCCCGCGAGTCGTGTTGAAAAGTGGCTGAACCCCCACAGGATGCAGCGCACGCGGCTGGACACCTCCAGCCCGGCGACCGATTGTCAGCTTTCGCAACGCTGGAACGTAATGCTTAATACCAATCTGGAGAGTATCGCTTGA